One genomic window of Gemmatimonadales bacterium includes the following:
- a CDS encoding methylmalonyl-CoA mutase family protein yields MTTWHIESGEQRAAELERLRAEVSAWRAAAARQPLRTDADFTTVSGREVESVYTPVDLAEPTDPASLPGEYPYTRGIHQTMYRGRLWTMRQFAGFGTAQDTNERYKFLLARGQTGLSVAFDFPTLMGYDSDHPRAEGEVGMCGVAVSSLADMETLFDGIPLDQVSTSMTINGPAAILFCFYVAAAERQGVPIAELRGTIQNDILKEYMAQHAWIYPAEPALKIIVDLFDWAAEHTPKWNTISISGYHIREAGATAAQELAFTLANGFCYVEHGIARGLDVDRFAPQLSFFWDVHNDFFEEIAKLRAARRIWARAMRERYGARDPRSWKMRFHCQTAGVTLTAQQPHNNIVRVAYQALAAVLGGTQSLHTNALDETLALPTEESVRIALRTQQILAYETGVANVADPLGGSYLVEALTDDLEREARGLFAEIDAQGGVVAAIESGWFQRQIARSSTRFQNEAEQGRRVIVGVNEFLEDSEGPVEILKVGADAERTQRERLATLRATRDERRVAERLAALGAAAAANQNIIPAMLDCARAYCTLFEIRHVLERIYGSYREPIFF; encoded by the coding sequence ATGACGACCTGGCACATCGAGTCGGGCGAGCAACGCGCCGCGGAGCTCGAGCGGCTCCGAGCCGAGGTGAGCGCCTGGCGGGCGGCCGCCGCGCGCCAGCCACTCCGCACCGACGCCGATTTCACCACCGTCTCCGGTCGCGAGGTCGAATCGGTCTACACGCCGGTCGATCTCGCCGAGCCGACCGACCCCGCGAGCCTGCCGGGCGAGTATCCCTATACCCGCGGCATCCACCAGACGATGTACCGCGGGCGGCTCTGGACGATGCGCCAGTTCGCCGGCTTCGGCACGGCTCAGGACACCAACGAACGCTACAAGTTCCTGCTCGCGCGGGGGCAGACCGGGCTCTCGGTCGCGTTCGATTTTCCGACGCTCATGGGCTACGATTCCGATCATCCCCGGGCCGAGGGCGAGGTGGGGATGTGCGGCGTGGCAGTGTCGAGCCTCGCGGACATGGAGACGCTCTTCGACGGCATCCCGCTCGACCAGGTGTCGACGTCGATGACGATCAACGGGCCGGCAGCCATCCTTTTCTGCTTCTACGTCGCGGCGGCCGAGCGGCAGGGCGTGCCGATCGCCGAGCTCAGGGGGACGATCCAGAACGACATCCTCAAGGAGTACATGGCGCAGCACGCCTGGATCTATCCCGCGGAGCCCGCGCTCAAGATCATCGTCGATCTCTTCGACTGGGCCGCCGAGCACACGCCCAAGTGGAATACGATTTCGATCAGCGGGTACCACATTCGCGAGGCCGGCGCCACCGCGGCGCAGGAGCTGGCGTTCACGCTCGCGAACGGCTTTTGCTACGTCGAGCACGGCATCGCGCGCGGGCTCGACGTCGATCGCTTCGCGCCCCAGCTCTCGTTCTTCTGGGACGTGCACAACGATTTCTTCGAGGAGATCGCCAAGCTGCGGGCCGCGCGCCGGATCTGGGCCCGGGCCATGCGCGAGCGCTACGGGGCGCGCGATCCGCGAAGCTGGAAGATGCGCTTCCATTGTCAGACGGCGGGTGTGACCCTCACCGCCCAGCAGCCGCACAACAACATCGTGCGCGTGGCATATCAGGCGCTCGCGGCGGTGCTGGGCGGCACGCAGTCGCTCCACACCAATGCGCTCGACGAGACGCTGGCGCTGCCGACCGAGGAGTCGGTGCGGATCGCGCTCCGTACCCAGCAGATCCTCGCGTACGAGACCGGCGTCGCCAATGTCGCCGACCCGCTCGGCGGCTCCTACCTGGTGGAGGCGCTCACCGACGACCTCGAGCGCGAGGCGCGGGGGCTCTTCGCCGAGATCGACGCGCAGGGCGGAGTCGTCGCCGCCATCGAGTCGGGATGGTTCCAGCGCCAGATCGCCCGTTCCTCCACCCGCTTCCAGAACGAGGCGGAGCAGGGGCGGCGGGTAATCGTCGGCGTGAACGAGTTCCTGGAAGACTCCGAGGGGCCGGTCGAGATCCTCAAGGTCGGCGCCGACGCCGAACGCACCCAGCGCGAGCGCCTGGCCACCCTGCGCGCCACGCGCGACGAGCGGCGCGTCGCCGAGCGGCTGGCGGCGCTTGGCGCCGCGGCCGCCGCCAATCAGAACATCATTCCCGCTATGCTGGACTGCGCGCGCGCGTACTGCACGCTGTTCGAGATCCGGCATGTGCTGGAGCGGATTTACGGGAGCTATCGTGAGCCGATCTTCTTCTGA
- the meaB gene encoding methylmalonyl Co-A mutase-associated GTPase MeaB, with product MLADRVLADLLAGRTAAVARAISVVENGQPGFEALLAGVHPHLGRARRIGLTGPPGAGKSTLAERLVAAYRARDLSVAVVAVDPTSPFTGGALLGDRIRMEAVALDAGVFIRSMASRGSLGGLATTTREVCDLLDAAGFARIVVETVGVGQAELDVALMADTTALVLVPESGDGIQTLKSGIMEAADLFVVNKADRPGAEKLGHEIEVMLGIRSGGRRVRPATAWTPPVLLTNAARGDGVDPLVDALDRHHGWLVQSGELERRRRDRLLVRTREVVERAARRWLWSETTAERLVGERLGEIAEGRLSPYEVAAEIIEGLRQGERV from the coding sequence ATGCTCGCCGATCGCGTGCTCGCTGATCTGTTGGCCGGCCGCACGGCGGCCGTGGCTCGCGCGATCTCTGTGGTGGAGAACGGCCAGCCCGGCTTCGAGGCGCTGCTGGCCGGCGTCCACCCGCACCTCGGCCGCGCGCGGCGTATCGGGCTCACCGGCCCGCCCGGCGCCGGCAAGTCGACGCTCGCCGAACGTCTCGTCGCGGCGTACCGCGCCCGCGATCTTTCGGTGGCCGTCGTGGCCGTGGATCCGACCAGCCCGTTCACCGGTGGCGCGCTGCTCGGCGACCGCATCCGCATGGAGGCGGTGGCGCTCGATGCGGGCGTGTTCATCCGGTCCATGGCGAGCCGCGGCTCGCTCGGCGGTCTCGCCACCACGACGCGCGAAGTGTGCGACTTGCTGGACGCGGCGGGGTTTGCGCGGATCGTAGTCGAGACCGTCGGTGTCGGACAGGCGGAACTCGACGTCGCCCTCATGGCCGACACCACGGCGCTCGTGCTCGTGCCCGAGTCGGGCGATGGCATCCAGACGCTCAAGTCCGGCATCATGGAGGCGGCCGACCTGTTCGTCGTGAACAAGGCCGATCGCCCCGGCGCCGAGAAGCTCGGCCATGAGATCGAGGTGATGCTCGGAATCCGGTCAGGCGGCCGGCGGGTTCGCCCCGCCACCGCGTGGACCCCGCCGGTCCTGCTCACCAACGCCGCGCGCGGCGACGGCGTGGATCCGCTGGTCGACGCGCTCGACCGGCATCACGGGTGGCTCGTGCAGTCGGGCGAGCTGGAGCGGCGCCGGCGCGACCGTCTGCTCGTGCGGACGCGCGAGGTCGTGGAGCGCGCCGCACGGCGCTGGCTGTGGTCGGAGACCACGGCCGAGCGGCTGGTGGGCGAACGCCTGGGCGAAATCGCTGAAGGCCGCCTGAGTCCCTACGAGGTGGCGGCCGAGATCATCGAAGGCCTGCGGCAAGGCGAACGGGTATGA
- a CDS encoding DedA family protein, translating to MPGLLDSTRHRPGAAIGVGIQQLLIDHGIAAIVLGAAIEGDFTMVLAGVVAHLGYFPFPVAVGAAAVGSFLGDCCWYALGRSHTGRFRSGQFYRKVGPKIEQVARRVGVWQLVAARFVYGTKVASMYFWGLHGLRFARFALVDAVGCTLGAGAFVGLGYLIGNGAEVVVGRVKRLEVAVIGALVIAALVLVAIKIAARRRAGSDSATP from the coding sequence ATGCCCGGGCTCTTAGATTCCACGCGGCACCGACCAGGGGCGGCAATCGGAGTGGGAATTCAGCAACTGCTCATCGATCACGGGATCGCGGCCATCGTCCTCGGGGCCGCGATCGAGGGCGACTTCACCATGGTCCTCGCGGGCGTGGTGGCGCATCTCGGCTATTTCCCGTTCCCGGTCGCGGTGGGTGCCGCGGCCGTCGGAAGCTTTCTCGGCGATTGTTGCTGGTACGCCCTCGGCCGTTCCCACACCGGCCGGTTTCGCTCCGGCCAGTTCTACCGCAAGGTGGGACCGAAGATCGAGCAGGTCGCCCGTCGGGTCGGGGTGTGGCAGCTCGTGGCCGCGCGATTCGTCTACGGCACCAAGGTCGCCAGCATGTACTTCTGGGGGCTGCACGGGCTCCGGTTCGCCCGCTTCGCCCTGGTCGATGCCGTCGGGTGCACGCTCGGCGCCGGCGCGTTCGTCGGGCTCGGATACCTCATCGGCAACGGCGCGGAGGTCGTGGTCGGCCGAGTCAAGCGGCTCGAAGTGGCCGTGATCGGGGCGCTCGTCATAGCCGCGCTCGTCCTCGTTGCAATCAAGATCGCCGCGCGCCGGCGCGCCGGCTCGGACAGCGCCACGCCGTAA
- a CDS encoding glycosyltransferase family 4 protein: protein MRIALVTEFYYPHLGGVTEHVHNLAKVFNAAGHHTIVITSHMRMPVGSPDAHEYARDEPFVRRVGTSRVIYSAGSFARVTTGWRLRRQLRDLFRAEKIDVVHIHGGLAPTFGVIAPFPAWDLGLPVVATFHSWFAKSHLLRTFRRIAQWSIDRHAATIAVSQPVVDAHARYLHANWEIIPNGVDTDFFASGEGAPAAPRPTLLFLGRLDPRNGLETVLRAMPAILDRHPTTRLVVAGDGPLRPLYERLARPVAGHVEFLGRVNGNRPDVYGSADIYLCPTTKASFGITLLEAMACGTPMVVSDITGFRELVDGGSEAVLVPKGDPAAWASATGDLLGDPARRAAMSAAGRAKSAEFAWPRVADRVLAVYRRVLA from the coding sequence ATGCGGATAGCGCTGGTCACCGAGTTCTACTATCCCCACCTCGGCGGCGTCACCGAGCACGTCCACAACCTGGCCAAAGTGTTCAACGCCGCGGGACACCACACGATCGTCATCACGTCGCACATGCGGATGCCGGTGGGCTCGCCCGATGCGCACGAATACGCGCGGGACGAGCCGTTCGTGCGACGCGTGGGCACGAGCCGGGTGATCTACAGCGCCGGCTCGTTCGCGCGGGTGACCACCGGGTGGCGGCTCCGGCGCCAGCTCAGAGATCTCTTCCGCGCCGAGAAGATCGACGTGGTGCACATCCACGGCGGCCTCGCGCCGACGTTCGGCGTCATCGCGCCGTTCCCAGCCTGGGACCTCGGCCTGCCGGTCGTGGCGACGTTCCACTCCTGGTTCGCGAAGTCGCACCTGCTGCGCACGTTTCGGCGGATCGCGCAGTGGTCAATCGACCGCCACGCCGCGACGATTGCCGTGAGCCAGCCGGTGGTCGACGCGCATGCCCGCTATCTCCACGCCAATTGGGAGATCATCCCGAACGGTGTCGATACGGACTTCTTCGCCTCCGGCGAGGGCGCGCCGGCGGCTCCGCGGCCCACGCTCCTCTTCCTCGGCCGACTCGACCCGCGAAACGGGCTCGAGACCGTGTTGCGTGCGATGCCCGCAATCCTCGACCGCCACCCGACGACCCGCCTGGTCGTGGCCGGCGACGGTCCCCTCCGGCCGCTGTACGAGCGCCTCGCCCGGCCGGTGGCCGGCCACGTCGAATTTCTCGGCCGGGTGAACGGCAACCGGCCCGACGTGTACGGCTCGGCCGACATCTATCTCTGCCCGACGACCAAGGCATCGTTCGGCATCACGCTGCTCGAGGCCATGGCGTGCGGCACGCCGATGGTAGTCTCGGACATCACGGGGTTCCGGGAGCTGGTGGACGGCGGCTCGGAGGCCGTACTGGTGCCGAAGGGCGACCCGGCGGCCTGGGCCTCGGCGACCGGCGACCTGCTCGGCGATCCGGCGCGCCGCGCCGCGATGAGCGCGGCCGGCCGCGCCAAATCCGCCGAATTTGCGTGGCCCCGCGTGGCCGACCGGGTGCTGGCGGTGTATCGCCGGGTGCTCGCGTGA
- a CDS encoding polysaccharide deacetylase family protein has protein sequence MIAGAAAVLATAGALTAYGAIEPNNSLFGPVIGRGPRERSVYLTFDDGPNAEATPRILDTLAAAGVPAAFFMVGRHVRRFPELARAVAARGHAVGNHTESHVKLHRLGPRRIDAEVGEAHEAIVGTTGVAPRAFRAPHGYRNPFVFRAVRPFGYRVFGWTFGVWDTARPGADEIRRRVRAKLRPGAVLLLHDGDGYDVTGDRRQTAEALPGILEDARAAGYTFRPLGELLAS, from the coding sequence ATGATCGCCGGCGCCGCAGCGGTGCTCGCGACGGCCGGCGCGCTCACGGCCTACGGCGCGATCGAGCCCAACAACTCGCTGTTCGGCCCCGTCATCGGCCGCGGGCCGCGCGAGCGCAGCGTGTATCTCACCTTCGACGATGGCCCGAACGCCGAGGCCACGCCGCGGATTCTCGATACCCTCGCCGCCGCCGGCGTCCCGGCCGCCTTCTTCATGGTGGGCCGCCATGTGCGGCGCTTCCCGGAGCTCGCGCGGGCCGTGGCGGCACGCGGCCACGCCGTCGGCAACCATACCGAGTCGCACGTCAAGCTGCACCGGCTCGGTCCCCGGCGGATCGATGCGGAGGTGGGTGAGGCACACGAGGCGATCGTCGGCACCACCGGAGTTGCCCCGCGTGCGTTCAGGGCGCCGCATGGATACCGGAATCCGTTCGTCTTCCGCGCGGTGCGCCCGTTCGGCTATCGGGTGTTCGGCTGGACCTTCGGCGTGTGGGACACCGCCCGCCCCGGCGCCGACGAGATCCGCCGTCGAGTGCGCGCGAAGCTCCGGCCCGGCGCCGTGCTGCTGCTCCATGACGGCGACGGATACGACGTCACGGGCGATCGCCGCCAGACCGCGGAGGCGTTGCCCGGGATTCTCGAGGACGCGCGGGCGGCTGGCTATACCTTCCGCCCGCTCGGGGAGTTGCTGGCATCGTGA
- a CDS encoding lysylphosphatidylglycerol synthase transmembrane domain-containing protein encodes MRPRWSPARWLLIAVVVASVPFAARFLLRFPWGRTVDAIADADWMLLAAASLMNLVSLAFKGWAWHLLLRAWAPHRWRSAEAGTFVGAAVNAVSISVSGEAVRLERVARRDGVPLVAGAASLVWARIIEALALVVFLAVSLLWLPPGRWTVPAELVAWGIVVVMIVCIRLRVWTWLAERLPSRWRSRLTPAMPAGRLYLLAPLSFSTANWFAQWLTYHWAIAATHVSTSPAVSLVALVAANVGGILRLTPGNVGVLQFSLIFGMEAFHIPTDQALAAGLALQAVQVLPVLLVGVGLVGVEGFRRRSAKRAETVGAI; translated from the coding sequence ATGCGCCCGCGGTGGTCGCCGGCCCGGTGGCTCCTGATCGCCGTCGTCGTTGCGAGCGTGCCGTTCGCCGCGCGCTTCCTGCTGCGCTTTCCCTGGGGCCGCACCGTCGACGCGATCGCTGACGCCGACTGGATGCTGCTCGCGGCGGCGAGCCTGATGAATCTCGTCTCGCTCGCCTTCAAGGGATGGGCCTGGCATCTGCTGCTCCGGGCCTGGGCGCCGCATCGCTGGCGCAGCGCCGAAGCAGGCACCTTCGTCGGCGCGGCCGTAAACGCGGTGAGCATCTCGGTGAGCGGCGAGGCCGTTCGGCTCGAGCGCGTGGCACGGCGCGACGGCGTACCGCTCGTGGCGGGAGCGGCCTCGCTGGTCTGGGCCCGGATCATCGAGGCACTCGCGTTGGTGGTGTTTCTTGCCGTGTCGCTCCTCTGGCTTCCGCCGGGGCGTTGGACGGTGCCGGCCGAGCTCGTGGCCTGGGGCATCGTTGTAGTGATGATTGTCTGCATCCGCCTCAGGGTCTGGACCTGGCTCGCCGAGCGGCTGCCGTCGCGCTGGCGGAGCCGGCTCACGCCCGCCATGCCGGCGGGGCGCCTCTACCTCCTGGCGCCGCTTTCGTTCTCGACCGCAAACTGGTTCGCGCAGTGGCTCACCTACCACTGGGCCATCGCGGCGACGCACGTCTCGACGTCCCCCGCGGTGTCGCTCGTGGCACTGGTCGCGGCGAACGTCGGCGGCATCCTACGGCTCACCCCGGGCAACGTGGGTGTCCTGCAGTTCTCGCTCATCTTCGGCATGGAAGCGTTTCACATCCCCACCGATCAGGCCCTCGCGGCTGGCCTCGCGCTGCAAGCGGTGCAGGTCCTGCCCGTGCTCCTCGTCGGCGTCGGCCTCGTGGGCGTCGAAGGATTCCGCCGGAGGAGTGCCAAGCGCGCGGAGACGGTCGGGGCGATCTGA
- a CDS encoding ATP-binding protein has translation MALARRLAILTAVLALLLVLGATEIALSWSARSRLEDFRDDAVSLSTTLAALLSDVAPDGDPQLLSQGLEEWSLRRLGPTRRAWVYVSRAGTLSAVAASDTEEKAPDEADYQALTQVTTVVMQRGGRDPGWQVAAPLGRPEHPFGVLDIHVSTRRLEEWSRVERQRAYLAAVSAALLVALGVALLTRKWVGRPLAELGKAMAGAHGGAEGSPPAPEIGPHEFRLLARRYNRLRDALAERERESQARAALLALQERARGLDRLALVQETATAFAHEIGTPLNTVSGHLQLLRDDLRHAGQPDALDRVRLLLGQMDRVAGIVRAGLDRGRWPEPYVRTADLTEIAERILRFLEPAFNDAGVIARLEPTRAARPVAVCDPAQVEQILLNLLKNAIEALPPGGLVTVSTGAADGGVYVDVADDGPGLAPEAQANLFKPFATTKGAAGTGLGLAVSRRLARGLGGELSHLPASRGTRWRLSLPGAEPA, from the coding sequence ATGGCGCTCGCGCGCCGGCTTGCGATCCTCACCGCGGTGCTCGCCCTGCTGCTGGTGCTCGGCGCCACGGAGATCGCGCTCTCGTGGTCGGCGCGCTCGCGGCTCGAGGATTTCCGGGATGACGCCGTGTCGCTCTCGACCACGCTCGCGGCCCTGTTGAGCGACGTGGCACCCGACGGCGATCCCCAGCTCCTCTCGCAGGGGCTGGAGGAGTGGTCCCTCCGCCGGCTCGGTCCGACCCGGCGCGCCTGGGTGTATGTGAGCCGCGCGGGCACGCTCTCCGCGGTAGCGGCCAGCGACACCGAGGAGAAGGCGCCCGACGAAGCCGACTACCAGGCGCTCACCCAGGTCACCACGGTGGTCATGCAGCGTGGCGGCCGCGACCCCGGCTGGCAGGTCGCCGCGCCGCTCGGGCGTCCGGAGCATCCGTTCGGCGTACTCGACATTCACGTGTCCACGCGCCGGCTGGAGGAGTGGAGCCGGGTCGAGCGGCAGCGCGCCTATCTCGCGGCCGTGAGTGCGGCGTTGCTCGTGGCGCTCGGCGTGGCGCTGCTCACGCGGAAATGGGTGGGGCGACCACTCGCGGAGCTCGGCAAGGCCATGGCCGGCGCGCATGGCGGCGCGGAGGGATCGCCGCCCGCGCCGGAGATCGGTCCCCACGAATTTCGGCTGCTGGCCCGGCGCTACAATCGCCTGCGCGACGCGCTGGCCGAGCGGGAGCGCGAGAGCCAGGCGCGCGCGGCGCTGCTCGCGCTGCAGGAGCGGGCGCGCGGGCTCGACCGGCTCGCGCTCGTACAGGAGACCGCCACCGCCTTTGCGCACGAGATCGGCACTCCGCTCAACACGGTGAGCGGGCATTTGCAACTGCTGAGGGACGATCTTCGGCACGCCGGGCAACCGGACGCGCTCGACCGCGTGCGGCTCCTGCTGGGCCAAATGGACCGGGTCGCCGGGATCGTGCGCGCCGGGCTCGACCGCGGCCGCTGGCCGGAGCCGTACGTGCGTACCGCCGATCTCACCGAAATCGCCGAGCGCATCCTGCGCTTCCTCGAGCCGGCGTTCAACGACGCGGGAGTGATCGCGCGGCTCGAGCCGACCCGGGCCGCCCGGCCTGTCGCGGTGTGCGACCCCGCGCAGGTCGAGCAGATCCTGCTGAACCTGCTCAAGAACGCGATCGAGGCGCTGCCACCCGGCGGCCTCGTGACGGTCTCGACCGGCGCGGCCGACGGCGGTGTGTACGTGGACGTCGCCGATGACGGCCCCGGCCTGGCGCCCGAGGCGCAGGCAAATCTCTTCAAGCCGTTCGCCACTACCAAAGGCGCGGCCGGCACCGGGCTCGGCCTCGCGGTGAGCCGCCGGCTCGCACGCGGACTCGGCGGCGAGCTGAGCCATCTGCCGGCGAGCCGCGGCACCCGCTGGCGCCTGAGCTTGCCGGGCGCGGAGCCGGCGTGA